In Streptomyces sp. NBC_00569, a single genomic region encodes these proteins:
- a CDS encoding ISL3 family transposase, with protein MSGLWPVSGRVHDRYQRRLRDLPLAEQGFVIRLTVRRFICGSADCPRRTFAEPFSRLAAPHARFTMRLNRALERVGLALAARTGARLAAQLGFGAGRMTLLRRVIALPDPAFSTPRVLGMDDFAIRRGQTYSTVLTSVEDHRVVDVLPTREAGPLAAWLVRHPGVEIICRDRAGAYAEGARRGAPDALQVADRFHLWQGLGRAVETCVAAHRDCLSNPSPSGTLPEATRLASSLPQDDSVPVGRRAERKKAAHALVHELLAQGHSRRAIARHLGWGLNTVLRYANAANWQDTIRENRPRPRRLDPYKLYLERRFAAGCTSVTQLHSELVADNAPVTYQMVRAHIATLRRTPAGTPPRTPTVRQLTGWLTRHPTALSEEDRAGLKDVLARCPELDTAAGHVRDFGEILTDRLGSTLPTWIDAVDDSQLPGLTGFALHLLRDLDAVIAGLTLDWSSGSIEGAVNRIKKIKRQLYGRAGFELLRKMILLQ; from the coding sequence GTGTCCGGACTGTGGCCGGTCTCGGGACGGGTCCACGACCGATACCAGCGCAGGCTGAGGGACCTTCCACTCGCTGAGCAGGGCTTCGTGATCCGGCTGACGGTCCGGCGCTTCATCTGCGGGTCGGCGGACTGCCCGCGCCGGACGTTCGCCGAGCCGTTCTCCCGGCTGGCCGCCCCGCACGCACGGTTCACCATGCGGCTCAACCGTGCCCTGGAACGGGTGGGGCTCGCGCTGGCCGCGCGGACCGGCGCCCGGCTGGCTGCCCAGCTGGGCTTCGGAGCTGGCCGGATGACCTTGTTGCGCAGGGTCATTGCATTGCCTGATCCCGCGTTCAGCACGCCGCGTGTGCTGGGCATGGACGACTTCGCGATCCGTCGCGGCCAGACGTACTCCACGGTCTTGACCAGCGTCGAAGACCATCGCGTGGTCGATGTGCTCCCGACGCGTGAAGCCGGACCGCTGGCCGCGTGGCTTGTCCGTCACCCCGGCGTGGAGATCATCTGCCGGGACCGGGCGGGCGCCTATGCCGAGGGTGCCCGCCGCGGTGCCCCTGATGCTCTGCAGGTCGCTGACCGGTTCCATCTATGGCAGGGCCTCGGCCGCGCCGTGGAGACCTGCGTCGCCGCCCATCGCGACTGCCTGAGCAATCCTTCGCCCAGTGGCACCCTGCCGGAGGCCACCCGGCTGGCTTCCAGTCTGCCGCAGGACGACTCGGTGCCCGTCGGACGGCGGGCCGAGCGGAAGAAGGCAGCACATGCCCTGGTCCACGAGCTTCTTGCTCAAGGTCACTCACGCCGGGCGATTGCACGGCACCTGGGCTGGGGTCTCAACACCGTGCTCAGATACGCGAACGCCGCGAACTGGCAGGACACCATCCGCGAAAACCGGCCCCGCCCCCGCAGACTGGACCCCTACAAGCTCTACCTGGAGCGACGCTTCGCCGCGGGATGCACCAGCGTCACCCAGCTCCACAGCGAACTCGTCGCCGACAACGCGCCCGTCACCTACCAGATGGTCCGCGCCCACATCGCCACCCTCCGCAGGACTCCCGCCGGCACGCCACCCCGAACTCCGACGGTGCGTCAGTTGACCGGCTGGCTCACCCGACACCCCACTGCGCTGAGCGAGGAAGACCGGGCCGGCCTGAAGGATGTCCTTGCACGCTGCCCTGAACTGGACACAGCCGCCGGACACGTCCGCGACTTCGGCGAGATACTCACCGACCGCCTCGGCTCCACACTCCCCACCTGGATCGACGCAGTCGATGACAGCCAGCTCCCCGGTCTCACCGGCTTCGCGCTCCACCTTCTGCGGGACCTTGACGCCGTGATAGCTGGGCTCACTCTCGACTGGAGCTCCGGCAGCATCGAGGGCGCCGTTAACCGCATCAAGAAGATCAAGCGCCAGCTCTACGGCCGGGCCGGATTCGAACTCCTCCGCAAGATGATCCTGCTCCAGTAA
- a CDS encoding SMI1/KNR4 family protein: MGDVQLAWQRLVDWLETNAPTTASSVLAPAPPAAITAAEKRMGVVFPADLRTWLLASGADNGPVGVTEGVVPGNNRDLLGLAAMERTYHFKMEIERDDPSPDPEFPFWHEQWIPIISDDESCYGKFLDARSGQIGSFGDGDEPSFGVHESLTALFSQMVALMAQISAGEQRAAGRVQDGRLIWD; this comes from the coding sequence ATGGGGGACGTGCAGCTGGCGTGGCAGCGACTGGTGGACTGGCTGGAGACGAATGCACCGACGACTGCATCGTCGGTTCTCGCTCCCGCTCCGCCGGCAGCGATCACTGCGGCAGAGAAGCGCATGGGCGTCGTTTTCCCGGCCGACCTTCGGACGTGGCTCCTGGCCTCCGGGGCCGACAACGGCCCTGTTGGTGTCACGGAGGGGGTCGTGCCCGGCAACAACCGCGATTTGCTGGGACTCGCGGCCATGGAGCGGACGTACCACTTCAAGATGGAGATCGAGCGCGACGACCCGTCCCCCGATCCGGAGTTTCCCTTCTGGCATGAGCAGTGGATTCCGATCATCTCGGACGATGAAAGTTGTTACGGCAAGTTCCTGGATGCGCGTAGCGGTCAGATCGGTTCATTCGGCGATGGGGATGAGCCATCTTTCGGAGTTCACGAGTCACTGACCGCTCTGTTCAGCCAGATGGTCGCCCTCATGGCGCAGATTTCCGCGGGGGAGCAGCGCGCTGCTGGACGTGTTCAAGACGGCAGGCTCATCTGGGACTGA
- a CDS encoding AfsR/SARP family transcriptional regulator, producing MPPGSRCGASPGALLLNLPAARVLLLDGDPDAARAIALETATSSWSDRADILTIGLGTELPTRLPQGRLRAVPHLRAAQRDLGELLLEHHQNPADEDETTPLPWLLICAADAAADDAQHLADALAAARTLPLALVLPARGTRHAFPHAERLTVGSATPQRLDLLDTDVLVQSMTDGEYQDLVGVLNIAEEPARPAEGPWQQVPAPDQPGHSPTSPASPTAVPDTPFTALTATTSLRIMPPPQQATEDNLAQGTATTPSPEAVPPLAEQVPAEAEEGESEASGAFDLHAPDIQVLGPVTVAGIEASGHGFKLALLAALLYFKPGISSDTAREAMDPRKPWTKATLQSRISELRNRLGTDLDGNPFLPRDRTGTYRLSPTARCDWTRFTQLAERGLAKGPEAGAGIADLEAALDLVRGRPFGGADLAWAAARIQEMLVRITDVAHTLATWHRTAPRRAPTSQPPATPSHADSTSTTAPKSSTRTRCSSRTRQATAPESAPHTKPSAASTNASTSEWKARRRKSSTPS from the coding sequence TTGCCGCCGGGCAGCCGCTGTGGGGCGAGCCCAGGAGCGCTCCTCCTCAACCTCCCCGCCGCCCGCGTGCTCCTCCTGGACGGCGACCCCGACGCTGCCCGCGCCATCGCACTGGAAACCGCCACCAGCAGCTGGAGCGACCGCGCCGACATCCTCACCATCGGCCTCGGCACCGAACTGCCCACCCGACTCCCCCAGGGCCGCCTGCGCGCCGTACCGCACCTACGCGCCGCGCAAAGAGACCTCGGCGAACTCCTCCTGGAACACCACCAAAACCCCGCCGACGAAGACGAAACGACTCCTCTTCCGTGGCTGCTGATCTGCGCCGCCGATGCCGCCGCAGACGACGCCCAGCACCTCGCGGACGCCCTCGCCGCGGCCCGCACCCTGCCCCTCGCCTTGGTGCTCCCCGCCCGCGGCACCCGCCACGCCTTCCCCCACGCCGAACGTCTGACCGTCGGATCGGCGACACCCCAGCGCCTCGACCTGCTCGACACCGACGTCCTCGTACAGTCGATGACCGACGGCGAATACCAGGACCTCGTCGGCGTGTTGAACATTGCGGAAGAACCCGCCCGCCCCGCCGAAGGCCCCTGGCAGCAGGTCCCCGCCCCCGACCAGCCCGGCCACTCCCCCACCTCGCCCGCCTCGCCCACCGCCGTCCCGGACACACCCTTCACCGCACTGACCGCCACCACATCCCTGCGCATCATGCCGCCCCCACAACAGGCCACCGAAGACAACTTGGCCCAAGGCACCGCCACCACGCCCAGTCCGGAAGCTGTGCCCCCACTCGCCGAACAGGTGCCCGCGGAAGCCGAGGAAGGGGAAAGCGAAGCGTCAGGGGCCTTCGACCTGCACGCCCCCGACATTCAGGTCCTCGGCCCCGTCACCGTTGCGGGCATCGAGGCCTCCGGACACGGCTTCAAACTCGCCTTGCTCGCCGCGCTGCTGTACTTCAAGCCCGGCATCAGCAGCGACACCGCACGCGAGGCCATGGACCCACGCAAGCCCTGGACCAAAGCAACCCTCCAGTCCCGCATCTCCGAACTGCGCAACCGCCTGGGCACCGACTTGGACGGAAACCCCTTCCTGCCCCGGGACCGCACCGGCACCTACCGCCTCTCCCCCACAGCCCGCTGCGACTGGACGCGGTTCACCCAACTCGCCGAACGCGGACTCGCCAAGGGCCCAGAAGCCGGCGCCGGCATCGCCGACCTGGAGGCGGCACTCGACCTCGTGCGCGGCCGGCCCTTCGGCGGCGCCGACCTGGCCTGGGCCGCCGCCCGCATCCAGGAAATGCTCGTCCGCATCACCGACGTCGCCCACACACTCGCGACCTGGCACCGCACCGCACCGCGCCGCGCCCCGACCTCACAGCCGCCCGCCACGCCGTCACACGCGGACTCGACATCGACGACAGCGCCGAAATCCTCTACCAGGACTAGATGCTCATCGAGGACCAGGCAGGCAACCGCGCCGGAGTCAGCGCCGCATACGAAACCCTCCGCGGCGTCAACCAACGCCTCGACATCGGAATGGAAGGCGAGACGGAGAAAGTCTTCGACACCATCATGA
- a CDS encoding PP2C family protein-serine/threonine phosphatase, with amino-acid sequence MDAVDVIAEDLRRRFEATKVSFLIVDLTGKAVARLSTAPAEDGRGVERIPLFGSVYEQVVRTQRLYQEVTGQGQRVIVPVTNRGDAIGLLELLLPADPGEDVLDEVGEAAHVLAYIVIANGRFTDFYTWGKRSRPPTLAAEIQYQLLPSSLSCEAAQFTLCGSLEPSEDLSGDTFDYTLDRDELHVSVTDPMGHDLDSALAATVLVSALRGARRAGAGLAEQAHRADRALVDHGHGHATGQLLRINLRTGRAQLVNAGHPWPLRMREGAVEVITCEVDHPFGLSEFTTLPYRVQDLDLRHGDRLLMFTDGMVERHGEKVDLPALLERTRGLHPRETALMLTSAVRDAAGGRLEDDATVMCLDWHGPQETQRHVSSGADAQQASATRTKQQP; translated from the coding sequence GTGGATGCCGTCGACGTGATCGCGGAGGACCTGCGGCGGCGTTTCGAGGCAACGAAGGTCTCTTTCCTCATCGTGGACCTGACAGGGAAGGCGGTGGCGCGGCTGTCGACCGCCCCTGCGGAGGATGGGCGGGGGGTGGAGCGGATCCCTTTGTTCGGCAGTGTCTACGAGCAGGTGGTGCGCACTCAACGGCTTTATCAGGAGGTGACCGGTCAGGGGCAGCGGGTGATCGTGCCGGTCACTAACCGGGGGGATGCGATCGGATTGCTGGAACTGCTCCTGCCGGCCGATCCCGGCGAGGACGTCCTTGATGAGGTCGGGGAAGCCGCCCATGTCCTGGCCTACATCGTGATCGCCAACGGACGTTTCACCGACTTCTACACCTGGGGCAAACGCTCCAGACCGCCCACCCTGGCAGCGGAAATCCAGTACCAGCTGCTTCCCTCGTCTCTGTCGTGCGAGGCCGCGCAGTTCACGCTGTGCGGGAGCCTGGAGCCTTCCGAAGACCTCAGCGGCGACACCTTCGACTACACCCTGGACCGGGACGAACTGCACGTGTCGGTGACCGATCCCATGGGCCACGACCTCGATTCGGCCCTGGCTGCCACGGTCCTGGTGAGCGCCTTGCGTGGGGCCCGCCGCGCAGGAGCCGGCCTGGCCGAACAGGCCCATCGGGCCGACCGGGCACTCGTCGACCACGGCCACGGGCACGCCACCGGGCAGCTGCTGCGCATCAATCTCCGCACCGGGCGGGCCCAGCTCGTCAACGCGGGACACCCCTGGCCACTGCGCATGCGCGAGGGCGCTGTGGAGGTGATCACCTGCGAGGTGGACCATCCTTTCGGGCTGTCGGAGTTCACGACGCTGCCCTACCGTGTTCAGGACCTCGATCTGCGCCATGGTGACCGTCTGCTCATGTTCACCGACGGCATGGTCGAACGGCACGGGGAGAAGGTCGACCTGCCTGCCCTGCTGGAGCGCACCCGGGGCCTGCACCCGCGGGAGACCGCATTGATGCTGACGTCCGCAGTCCGGGACGCTGCCGGCGGGCGGCTCGAAGACGACGCCACCGTGATGTGCCTGGACTGGCACGGCCCGCAGGAGACCCAACGACACGTCAGCTCCGGCGCGGACGCCCAACAAGCCTCAGCCACCCGCACGAAGCAGCAGCCGTGA
- a CDS encoding pentapeptide repeat-containing protein translates to MLGYTACLAHLADPERAVYLAGLEPGDDVDHRGTSFTAPLLSELLGALRDPGTGQPHLGVAGFGAATFEGDAGFGAATFEGEASFESATFKDMAWFGSAKFKDMAWFDSATFEDTAGFGTATFEGEAGFESATFEGDAGFRSATFKGDAGFESATFKDRAWFDLATFEDDAWFESTTFEGEAAFDSATFKGRAWFGAATFKDRAGFGAAAFEDLAGFESASFKRRAGFESASFKRRAEFESASFECGAWFRSATFEGRAGFGTATFEGSARFESATFEGDAWFGAATFKSPVDLGPFVCAGRVSLVGAVFGGPMTLPCVARRVECRRTRWMSTAELRLRYTTVDFSHAVFEYPLTIAAEAAPFVLSDGRPVTEQALAGAPDATVRIVSLRGVDAAHLVLADVDLSGCLFTGTVHLDQIRLEGACTFDTVPPAMHWRGWRPIRFTQRRTLAEEHHWRASQAGAVPGWNVAVFGAGRVGPLQLAPVYRALRKALEDGKHEPGAADFYYGEMEMRRHADDIPRSERGLLTAYWALSGYGMRASRALAWLGAAMLVTIVLLMGLGLPKDTPKQAATGTVPAGGGKVTFEIDEADPQNPTGERLTGERFDKALNVTLNSVVFRSADQDLTTSGTYIEMASRVTEPILLGLAVLAVRNRVKR, encoded by the coding sequence GTGCTCGGCTACACCGCCTGTCTGGCTCACCTTGCTGACCCCGAGCGGGCTGTTTACCTGGCCGGCCTGGAGCCCGGAGACGATGTCGATCACCGCGGCACGTCCTTCACTGCCCCACTCCTCAGCGAGCTACTCGGCGCTCTTCGTGACCCTGGCACCGGACAACCTCACCTTGGCGTCGCCGGGTTCGGGGCGGCAACCTTCGAGGGCGACGCCGGGTTCGGGGCGGCGACCTTCGAGGGCGAAGCCTCGTTCGAGTCGGCGACTTTCAAGGACATGGCCTGGTTCGGGTCGGCGAAGTTCAAGGACATGGCCTGGTTCGATTCGGCGACCTTCGAGGACACGGCCGGGTTCGGGACGGCGACCTTCGAGGGCGAAGCTGGGTTCGAGTCGGCGACCTTCGAGGGCGACGCTGGGTTCCGGTCGGCGACCTTCAAGGGCGACGCCGGGTTCGAGTCGGCAACCTTCAAGGACAGGGCCTGGTTCGATTTGGCGACCTTCGAGGACGACGCCTGGTTCGAGTCGACGACCTTCGAGGGCGAAGCCGCGTTCGATTCGGCGACCTTCAAGGGCAGGGCCTGGTTCGGGGCGGCAACCTTCAAGGACAGGGCCGGGTTCGGGGCGGCGGCCTTCGAGGACCTCGCCGGGTTCGAGTCGGCGAGCTTCAAGCGGAGAGCGGGGTTCGAGTCAGCGAGCTTCAAGCGGAGGGCTGAGTTCGAGTCAGCGAGCTTCGAGTGCGGCGCATGGTTTCGATCGGCGACCTTCGAGGGCAGGGCCGGGTTCGGGACAGCGACCTTCGAAGGCAGCGCCAGGTTCGAGTCGGCGACCTTCGAGGGCGACGCCTGGTTCGGGGCGGCGACCTTCAAGAGTCCGGTTGATCTTGGGCCGTTTGTGTGTGCCGGAAGGGTGTCGTTGGTTGGTGCGGTGTTCGGCGGTCCGATGACCTTGCCGTGCGTGGCACGTCGGGTGGAGTGCCGGCGAACCCGTTGGATGTCGACAGCCGAACTACGGCTGCGCTACACAACGGTGGACTTCTCCCATGCCGTCTTCGAGTACCCCCTCACGATCGCCGCGGAGGCCGCGCCCTTCGTGCTCTCCGACGGGCGGCCGGTGACAGAACAGGCTCTTGCCGGCGCGCCCGACGCCACGGTGCGAATAGTTTCGCTGCGTGGGGTGGACGCGGCCCATCTGGTCCTCGCCGACGTCGATCTGTCGGGATGCCTGTTCACCGGGACCGTGCACCTGGACCAGATTCGGCTGGAGGGCGCATGCACCTTCGACACGGTCCCGCCCGCAATGCATTGGCGGGGCTGGCGTCCGATCCGGTTCACCCAACGCCGCACCCTCGCCGAAGAGCACCACTGGCGCGCGAGCCAAGCAGGGGCCGTTCCTGGCTGGAACGTGGCCGTGTTCGGCGCCGGGCGCGTCGGGCCGTTGCAACTGGCACCGGTGTACCGCGCGCTTCGCAAAGCGCTCGAGGATGGCAAGCACGAGCCTGGGGCCGCCGACTTCTATTACGGGGAAATGGAGATGCGCCGCCACGCCGACGACATACCCCGAAGCGAGCGGGGTCTTCTGACTGCCTACTGGGCGCTGTCTGGCTACGGCATGCGCGCTTCCCGGGCGCTGGCGTGGCTCGGCGCCGCCATGCTCGTCACCATCGTGCTGCTGATGGGCCTCGGTCTCCCGAAGGACACCCCGAAGCAGGCAGCGACCGGCACCGTCCCGGCCGGCGGCGGCAAAGTCACTTTCGAGATCGACGAGGCAGATCCCCAGAACCCCACCGGGGAAAGGCTCACCGGCGAGCGTTTCGACAAGGCCCTGAACGTCACGCTGAACTCGGTGGTGTTCCGCTCCGCCGACCAAGACCTGACCACGTCCGGCACCTACATCGAGATGGCGTCCCGTGTGACCGAGCCCATCCTTCTGGGCCTTGCGGTCCTGGCCGTCCGTAACCGCGTCAAGCGCTGA
- a CDS encoding helix-turn-helix domain-containing protein: MPGGRLTQQERQQITLGLADGLAYAEIARNLERPTSTITREVMRNGGPTAYRADLAHRATEQRARRKQPAAPRDRGTPAQPHGRDAEAVRAYEEMFTTVLIQSGTPKMMARVMSCLTLTDTGSLTAAELVQRLQVSPASVSKAVAFLESQGMVRRERDERRRERYVVDNDIMYQSMMASARSTAHMVDIARQGVGVLGSGTPAATRLENIARFLDFVSESIVRAAEQARDILHTQPEPPKDSTT; encoded by the coding sequence ATGCCGGGAGGCAGACTCACCCAACAGGAACGCCAGCAGATCACCCTGGGGCTGGCCGACGGCCTCGCCTATGCCGAGATCGCCAGAAACCTGGAGCGTCCGACGTCGACGATCACGCGCGAGGTGATGCGCAACGGCGGCCCGACCGCCTACCGTGCGGACCTCGCGCACCGGGCCACGGAACAGCGTGCCCGCCGCAAGCAGCCGGCGGCGCCCCGTGATCGGGGCACGCCTGCCCAGCCGCATGGGCGTGATGCGGAGGCGGTGCGTGCGTACGAGGAGATGTTCACGACCGTTCTCATACAGTCGGGCACGCCGAAGATGATGGCGCGGGTGATGTCCTGCCTGACCCTCACCGATACGGGCAGTCTGACCGCGGCCGAACTCGTCCAGCGTCTGCAGGTCAGCCCCGCGTCCGTCTCGAAGGCGGTCGCGTTCTTGGAGAGTCAGGGCATGGTCCGGCGGGAGCGTGATGAGCGTCGCCGTGAGCGATATGTCGTGGACAACGACATCATGTACCAGTCGATGATGGCGTCCGCCCGCTCCACGGCCCACATGGTCGACATCGCACGGCAGGGTGTCGGCGTCCTCGGGTCGGGTACTCCGGCGGCGACCCGTCTGGAGAATATCGCCCGTTTCCTCGACTTCGTCTCCGAAAGCATCGTGCGCGCGGCCGAGCAGGCCCGCGACATCCTTCATACCCAGCCCGAACCGCCGAAGGACAGCACCACCTGA
- a CDS encoding DUF4097 family beta strand repeat-containing protein yields MQKFDTPSPITAVLDIPAARIQFIAADRADTCVEILPADKSKTRDLKAAEQATVTYTDGVLRIEAHAAKNRILGNSGSLEVTVQLPAGSHVEAKAASAELRGVGRLGDVTFESAQAVVKLDESASARLTLQAGDVLVGRLTGPARISTQKGALDIAEAQGGTVELRTEYGDITIAAASGTSATLDAGTAYGRIHNTLQNTAGATADLNIQATTAYGDITARSL; encoded by the coding sequence ATGCAGAAGTTCGACACCCCCTCCCCCATCACCGCCGTCCTGGACATCCCCGCCGCACGCATCCAGTTCATCGCCGCCGACCGCGCCGACACATGCGTCGAGATCCTGCCCGCCGACAAGTCCAAGACCCGCGACCTCAAGGCCGCCGAACAGGCCACCGTCACCTACACCGACGGCGTTCTGCGCATCGAGGCGCACGCGGCGAAGAACCGGATCCTCGGCAACTCCGGCTCCCTCGAAGTGACCGTCCAGCTGCCCGCCGGCTCCCACGTCGAGGCGAAGGCCGCCAGCGCCGAACTCCGCGGCGTCGGACGCCTCGGCGACGTCACCTTCGAAAGCGCGCAGGCCGTGGTCAAGCTCGACGAGAGTGCGAGCGCCCGCCTCACCCTCCAGGCCGGCGACGTGCTCGTCGGCCGCCTGACCGGCCCCGCACGCATCAGCACCCAAAAGGGCGCCCTGGACATCGCCGAAGCCCAGGGCGGCACCGTCGAACTGCGCACCGAGTACGGCGACATCACCATCGCCGCCGCCTCCGGCACCTCCGCCACCCTCGACGCCGGCACCGCCTACGGCCGCATCCACAACACCCTCCAGAACACCGCAGGCGCCACCGCCGACCTCAACATCCAGGCGACCACCGCCTACGGCGACATCACCGCCCGCAGCCTCTGA